Proteins encoded within one genomic window of Kibdelosporangium phytohabitans:
- a CDS encoding ABC transporter permease: MTSAVAAPGLHGSPWLSLAGRRIGRFAVSLWVLVTMAFLMIQLIPGDPVRAALGLTAPVELVNARRAALDLDDPIWLQYVHYLGGLVTGDFGTSMTSGLPVADVIGDRLPATLQLALPAFAVVIAVAIPLGVLFAVLTRGGRRRGAELAFTSTSVLLAAIPEFLVAVALVAFFAVQLGWFPVAGSDGPSSFVLPVIALALGPASVLSRIVRVETLSVLGNDFIRTARAKRLPARLVYFRHALPNALTATLTVGGLMLTGMVAGTVLVENVFAWPGLGSSIAQSILQKDYPLVQGIVLVYGIGVLLVNLAVDVLLAVLDPRSTIRES; encoded by the coding sequence ATGACCAGCGCGGTCGCGGCGCCCGGCCTGCATGGTAGCCCGTGGCTGTCGTTGGCCGGGCGTCGCATCGGCCGGTTCGCCGTCTCGTTGTGGGTGCTGGTCACGATGGCGTTCCTGATGATCCAGCTGATCCCCGGCGACCCCGTCCGGGCGGCGCTCGGCCTGACCGCACCGGTCGAGCTGGTGAACGCGCGGCGCGCGGCGCTCGATCTCGACGACCCGATCTGGTTGCAGTACGTGCACTACCTCGGCGGGCTGGTCACCGGCGACTTCGGGACGTCGATGACGAGCGGTCTGCCGGTCGCCGACGTGATCGGCGACCGGCTGCCGGCCACCCTCCAGCTGGCGTTGCCGGCGTTCGCGGTGGTCATCGCCGTGGCGATCCCGCTGGGCGTGCTGTTCGCCGTGCTGACCCGCGGGGGCCGCCGCCGGGGCGCTGAACTGGCGTTCACCTCGACGAGCGTGCTGCTCGCGGCCATTCCCGAGTTCCTCGTGGCGGTCGCGCTGGTCGCGTTCTTCGCGGTCCAGCTCGGCTGGTTCCCGGTGGCGGGCAGTGACGGGCCGAGCTCCTTCGTCCTGCCGGTCATCGCGCTGGCCCTCGGCCCGGCGTCGGTGCTTTCGCGCATCGTGCGGGTGGAGACGCTTTCCGTGCTGGGCAACGACTTCATCCGCACAGCACGGGCGAAACGACTGCCCGCCAGGTTGGTCTACTTCCGCCACGCCCTGCCGAACGCGTTGACCGCGACGCTGACCGTGGGCGGGCTGATGCTGACCGGGATGGTCGCCGGGACGGTGCTCGTGGAGAACGTGTTCGCCTGGCCGGGTCTCGGGTCGAGCATCGCGCAGTCGATCCTGCAGAAGGACTACCCGCTGGTCCAGGGAATCGTGCTCGTCTACGGCATCGGTGTGCTGCTGGTGAACCTGGCGGTGGACGTGCTGCTGGCCGTCCTCGATCCGCGTTCGACGATCCGGGAGAGCTGA
- a CDS encoding dipeptide/oligopeptide/nickel ABC transporter permease/ATP-binding protein, which produces MAKWFAALRTPVGAFSAALLVLVFALAVLAPLLWHGSAFEVDTEAIGQGPSAAHWLGTDNLGRDVLFRVLVATRLSVLLAVLATAIGVVTGLVLGTLPSLLPRPAARLITAAVNIAVAFPGLLLVLFFSVIFGVGTHGAVLAVGFALAPAFARLAQTLSASVAGQDFVSAARISGVGRIRLLVRHILPNIGEPLVVNATIGAGASLLTFSGLSFLGIGVQAPDYDWGRLLGEGLNGIYVNPAAALAPGVAVVLVGLAFNLAGETVAGVIGVRTGSRASAPRPVTPAREKVTEDLGDALLVVENLQVAFPRPSGWTVPVRGVGFTVRAGEAIGVVGESGSGKSLTGLAVSRLIEAPAAVTADRLDFAGQPVLTAPERDLRRLLGTSLAMVFQDPMTSFNPTRRIGNQLAEVSQQHQGLPRAKAFARAVERLRAVRIPAAERRARQYPHEFSGGMRQRAMIGMGLMGDPRLIIADEPTTALDVTVQRQLLRLLARTRNERNTAIILISHDIAVVAQTCERMLVMYAGRIVEDLPSSAAPRHPYTKALLAATLDLETDRDAPLAVIPGRPPEPDRVPDGCAFADRCPAATDRCRAEDPVLELVEATHRVACWHKEGVR; this is translated from the coding sequence ATGGCGAAGTGGTTCGCGGCCCTGCGCACCCCGGTGGGCGCGTTCTCGGCGGCACTGCTGGTCCTGGTGTTCGCGCTCGCGGTGCTGGCGCCGCTCCTGTGGCACGGCAGCGCCTTCGAGGTCGACACCGAGGCGATCGGCCAAGGACCGTCGGCGGCGCATTGGCTGGGCACCGACAACCTCGGCCGCGACGTCCTCTTCCGTGTCCTGGTGGCGACCCGGCTTTCGGTCCTGCTGGCGGTGCTCGCGACGGCGATCGGGGTGGTGACCGGGCTCGTGCTCGGCACGCTGCCCTCGTTGCTGCCCCGGCCCGCCGCACGGCTGATCACCGCGGCGGTGAACATCGCGGTCGCGTTCCCCGGGCTGCTGCTGGTGTTGTTCTTCTCCGTCATTTTCGGGGTCGGGACGCACGGCGCGGTGCTGGCGGTGGGTTTCGCGCTGGCACCGGCCTTCGCCCGGCTGGCCCAGACGCTGTCGGCTTCCGTGGCGGGCCAGGACTTCGTGTCCGCCGCGCGGATCTCCGGCGTCGGCCGGATCCGGTTGCTGGTCAGGCACATCCTGCCCAACATCGGCGAACCGCTGGTGGTGAACGCGACCATCGGCGCCGGTGCCTCGCTGCTGACGTTCTCCGGGTTGTCGTTCCTGGGCATCGGTGTGCAGGCACCGGACTACGACTGGGGACGGCTGCTCGGCGAAGGGCTCAACGGGATCTACGTCAACCCGGCTGCCGCGCTCGCGCCCGGTGTCGCGGTGGTCCTGGTGGGACTCGCGTTCAACCTGGCGGGCGAGACCGTGGCCGGGGTGATCGGGGTCCGCACCGGCTCCCGGGCATCGGCGCCGCGGCCGGTCACGCCTGCCCGGGAGAAGGTCACCGAGGACCTCGGCGACGCGCTGCTGGTGGTGGAGAACCTCCAGGTGGCCTTCCCACGCCCTTCTGGCTGGACCGTCCCGGTGCGCGGGGTGGGTTTCACCGTCCGGGCGGGCGAGGCGATCGGCGTCGTCGGCGAGTCGGGCTCGGGCAAGAGCCTGACCGGCCTGGCGGTGTCGCGTCTGATCGAAGCCCCTGCCGCCGTCACCGCGGACCGGCTCGACTTCGCCGGCCAGCCGGTGCTGACGGCACCGGAACGGGACCTGCGGCGCCTGCTCGGCACGTCGCTGGCGATGGTGTTCCAGGATCCGATGACGTCGTTCAACCCGACCAGGCGGATCGGGAACCAACTGGCGGAGGTGTCCCAACAGCACCAGGGTCTGCCGCGTGCCAAGGCGTTCGCACGGGCCGTGGAGCGGTTACGCGCGGTACGGATCCCCGCCGCCGAACGGCGCGCCCGGCAGTACCCGCACGAGTTCTCCGGCGGGATGCGGCAGCGCGCGATGATCGGCATGGGCCTGATGGGCGACCCGCGGCTGATCATCGCCGACGAACCGACCACGGCGCTGGACGTCACCGTGCAGCGGCAGTTGCTGCGTCTGCTGGCGCGGACCAGGAACGAGCGGAACACGGCGATCATCCTGATCAGCCATGACATCGCGGTCGTGGCGCAGACGTGCGAACGGATGCTGGTGATGTACGCGGGCCGGATCGTGGAGGACCTGCCGTCGTCGGCGGCGCCGCGGCATCCCTACACGAAGGCACTGCTGGCCGCGACGCTGGACCTGGAGACCGACCGTGACGCGCCGCTCGCGGTGATCCCCGGCCGTCCACCGGAACCGGATCGCGTGCCCGACGGCTGCGCGTTCGCCGACAGGTGTCCCGCGGCGACCGATCGGTGCCGAGCCGAAGACCCGGTCCTGGAACTGGTCGAAGCCACGCACCGCGTCGCGTGCTGGCACAAGGAAGGTGTGCGGTGA
- a CDS encoding ABC transporter ATP-binding protein produces MSDLVFDAVSVRYGGRRGLTAVDHVGLTVPSGQVVGLVGESGSGKSTLARAAAGLSPLSSGRVLLGGVDVRELPRRRPLQMVFQDPYSSLDPRMSVGESIAEAIPRGVLPSRGARRDEVARLLDLVNLDPDRAGQLPGRLSGGQRQRVALARALAGRPEVLIADEITSALDVSVQGAVLNLVRSLQRRLGLSMLFISHNLAVVRYLSDIVAVMYLGRIVEVGPAEQVLTEPQHPYTRDLLAAAPSAHTSLFDTGVDAATTDAEPADPHHPPGGCRYHTRCPIGPLVHADREVCLQADPGADSAHRRHSAACHFGEDESHLPAISRGASAP; encoded by the coding sequence GTGAGCGATCTCGTCTTCGACGCGGTGAGCGTGCGGTACGGCGGCAGGCGAGGTCTCACCGCGGTCGACCACGTCGGACTGACCGTCCCTTCCGGACAGGTCGTCGGGCTCGTCGGCGAATCGGGATCGGGGAAATCGACGCTGGCCCGCGCCGCCGCCGGACTCTCGCCGCTCAGCTCCGGCCGGGTCCTGCTCGGCGGGGTGGACGTCCGCGAGCTGCCCCGGCGCCGTCCGCTGCAGATGGTGTTCCAGGACCCGTACTCCTCTTTGGACCCTCGGATGAGCGTGGGGGAGTCGATCGCCGAAGCGATCCCGCGCGGTGTCCTGCCCAGTCGGGGTGCCCGCCGCGACGAGGTCGCCCGGCTGCTGGACCTGGTCAACCTCGATCCGGATCGCGCCGGTCAGCTACCGGGCAGGCTCTCCGGCGGTCAACGGCAACGGGTGGCGCTCGCCCGCGCACTGGCCGGGCGGCCGGAGGTGCTGATCGCGGACGAGATCACCTCCGCGCTCGACGTCTCGGTGCAGGGCGCGGTGCTCAACCTCGTCCGGTCCCTGCAACGACGGCTCGGCCTGTCGATGCTCTTCATCTCGCACAACCTCGCCGTTGTGCGCTATCTCAGCGACATCGTCGCCGTGATGTACCTCGGCCGGATCGTCGAAGTCGGCCCGGCGGAGCAGGTGCTCACCGAGCCACAGCATCCCTACACCCGCGACTTGCTCGCCGCGGCGCCGTCCGCGCACACCTCCCTGTTCGACACCGGCGTGGACGCGGCGACCACCGACGCCGAACCCGCCGACCCGCACCACCCGCCGGGCGGATGCCGTTACCACACGCGATGTCCGATCGGTCCGCTCGTGCACGCCGACCGCGAAGTCTGCCTCCAGGCGGATCCCGGTGCGGACTCGGCACACCGGCGTCACTCGGCGGCCTGCCATTTCGGTGAAGACGAGAGCCACCTGCCCGCGATCTCCAGAGGAGCAAGCGCACCATGA
- a CDS encoding serine hydrolase: MTRRLGIEDLYDIAAPSQPALSPDADRIVYVVRTADRDGDRNVDTLWEVGATTGEARQLTRGTADTAPSWAPDGSRIAFLRAQDGPPQVWFLPSSGGEAERITELPLGAGAPVWSPDGSRIAFSAAVDGVGGGPASNAPVVADRLDFKADGAGLIKTIRKHLHVLDVVTRQVRQVTFGEWHAGDPTWSPDGTHLAFSAGRDADADLTFRSGAYVLDVTTKTAEPRLIGSGEGMVAQVGWTADGRALLVVGRRDTKVGHLALLRVPLDGGDAVDLTASADRNVMPGGAGYPGAAPKLTADGGSVLFGLRDRGCTHLYEVDIDGGNPRAVIGGTDRVVSGMDIAAGRVAVVLATDTSFGEIAVVDPATGAVDVRTQHSPTVELFPREEREFTIGDGTVVHGWLLRDPARTGAAPLLLDIHGGPHNAWNGTADSIHLYHQALVARGWAVLLLNPRGSDGYGEDFYTGAVGEWGRADVRDLLDPLDQLVAEGVADADRLAVAGYSYGGFMTCYLTSRDDRFAAAVAGGVVSDLTSMAGTSDAGHYLAVGELGGSSESYAELSPFAQVTQVRTPTLVLQGAQDDRCPVGQAEQWFSALHTRGVPSRLVLYPGSSHLFILNGPPSHRLDFNRRVLEWVEQYTGVSRAPIDAAHWQRRLAELARKYRVPGAALGITRVDDTEVHVAYGVLSTATGVEVTEESVFQIGSVSKVWTSTVVMQLVDEGLLDLDAPISDVVPELRLADPDVAKQVTMRHLLTHTSGIDGDVFTDTGRGDDCLERYVEILDEAAQNHPLGATFSYCNSGFVLMGRVVEKLTGLTWDAAMRQKLFTPLGLTHTVTLPEEAVMFRAAVGHVGSGDEDPKPAPVWGLPRTMGPAGLITATTKDVLGFARLHLTGGLTPSGERILTTESATAMAEKQTDIPDTHSLGDSWGLGWIRDEWDGRRIIGHDGNTIGQSAFLRLLPDEGFAVTLLTNGGNTRDLYVELYREIFAELADVAMPQPLEPPATPVTVDASRHVGVYERAGVSMEVLGDGDGIRLRQTVTGPLADLMPAKTMEFDLVPVTDSLFVCREPGARTWMPVTFYTLPTGEPYMHYGVRATPKVS, translated from the coding sequence ATGACACGACGCCTCGGCATCGAGGACCTGTACGACATCGCCGCCCCCAGCCAGCCCGCGCTGTCCCCGGACGCCGACCGGATCGTGTACGTCGTGCGCACCGCCGACCGCGACGGGGACCGCAACGTGGACACGCTCTGGGAGGTCGGCGCCACCACTGGTGAAGCCCGGCAGCTCACCCGTGGAACCGCCGACACGGCACCGAGCTGGGCGCCGGACGGTTCGCGGATCGCGTTCCTGCGGGCCCAGGACGGCCCGCCGCAGGTGTGGTTCCTGCCCTCGTCGGGCGGGGAAGCCGAACGGATCACCGAACTCCCGCTCGGGGCGGGCGCGCCGGTGTGGAGCCCGGACGGTTCGCGGATCGCGTTCTCGGCTGCGGTCGACGGCGTGGGCGGCGGCCCGGCGTCGAACGCCCCGGTGGTGGCGGACCGCCTGGACTTCAAGGCCGACGGTGCCGGGCTGATCAAAACCATTCGCAAACACCTGCACGTCCTCGACGTCGTCACGAGACAAGTCCGGCAGGTCACCTTCGGCGAGTGGCACGCAGGCGACCCCACCTGGTCGCCTGACGGCACCCACCTGGCGTTCTCCGCCGGACGGGACGCCGACGCGGACTTGACCTTCCGCTCGGGTGCCTACGTCCTCGACGTGACCACGAAAACCGCGGAGCCCCGGCTGATCGGCTCCGGCGAAGGCATGGTGGCCCAGGTCGGCTGGACCGCCGACGGCCGCGCGCTCCTGGTGGTCGGGCGGCGTGACACCAAGGTCGGCCATCTCGCACTGCTGCGGGTCCCGCTCGACGGCGGGGACGCGGTCGACCTGACGGCGTCCGCCGACCGGAACGTGATGCCTGGCGGCGCGGGCTACCCGGGCGCGGCCCCGAAGCTGACCGCGGACGGTGGTTCGGTGCTGTTCGGTCTCCGCGATCGTGGCTGCACCCATCTGTACGAAGTGGACATCGACGGTGGAAATCCGCGCGCGGTCATCGGCGGAACCGACCGCGTCGTGTCCGGAATGGACATCGCAGCGGGACGAGTGGCGGTCGTACTGGCCACGGACACCTCGTTCGGCGAGATCGCGGTCGTCGACCCGGCCACCGGCGCTGTCGACGTGCGAACCCAGCACAGTCCCACAGTCGAGCTCTTCCCGCGCGAGGAACGGGAATTCACCATCGGTGACGGCACCGTCGTGCACGGCTGGTTGCTGCGAGACCCGGCGAGGACCGGCGCCGCGCCGCTGCTGCTCGACATCCACGGCGGACCGCACAACGCCTGGAACGGTACGGCCGACTCGATCCACCTCTACCATCAGGCGCTTGTCGCGCGAGGCTGGGCGGTACTGCTGCTCAACCCGAGAGGCAGCGACGGCTACGGCGAGGACTTCTACACGGGCGCCGTCGGCGAGTGGGGCCGAGCCGATGTCCGTGATCTCCTCGACCCGCTGGACCAGCTGGTCGCCGAAGGCGTCGCCGACGCGGACCGCCTCGCCGTCGCGGGCTACAGCTACGGCGGGTTCATGACCTGCTACCTGACCAGCCGCGACGACCGCTTCGCCGCAGCCGTCGCCGGTGGTGTGGTCAGCGACCTGACCAGCATGGCAGGCACCTCCGATGCCGGGCACTACCTGGCCGTCGGTGAGCTCGGCGGCTCGTCCGAGTCCTATGCGGAACTCTCGCCGTTCGCTCAGGTCACCCAGGTGCGGACGCCGACGTTAGTCCTCCAGGGCGCGCAGGACGACCGGTGCCCGGTCGGTCAGGCCGAGCAGTGGTTCAGCGCCCTGCACACACGTGGCGTCCCGTCCCGGCTGGTGCTGTACCCGGGTAGCTCACACCTGTTCATCCTCAACGGCCCGCCGTCACACCGCCTCGACTTCAACCGGCGTGTTCTCGAATGGGTCGAGCAGTACACGGGCGTGTCCCGGGCACCCATCGACGCGGCGCACTGGCAGCGGCGCCTGGCCGAACTGGCGCGCAAGTACCGCGTCCCCGGTGCCGCGCTGGGCATCACGCGGGTCGATGACACGGAGGTGCACGTCGCCTACGGCGTGCTGAGCACGGCGACCGGTGTCGAGGTCACCGAGGAGTCGGTGTTCCAGATCGGCTCCGTGTCGAAGGTGTGGACCTCGACCGTGGTGATGCAACTGGTCGACGAAGGGCTGCTCGACCTGGACGCGCCGATCTCCGACGTGGTTCCCGAACTGCGGCTGGCCGATCCGGACGTCGCCAAGCAGGTGACCATGCGGCATCTGCTGACGCACACCAGCGGAATCGACGGCGACGTCTTCACCGACACCGGCCGCGGTGACGACTGCCTTGAACGCTATGTCGAAATCCTCGACGAGGCCGCGCAGAACCACCCGCTCGGCGCGACTTTCTCGTACTGCAACTCGGGGTTCGTGCTGATGGGCCGGGTGGTCGAGAAGCTCACCGGGCTGACCTGGGACGCCGCGATGCGGCAGAAGCTGTTCACCCCGCTGGGCCTCACGCACACCGTGACCCTGCCCGAGGAAGCGGTGATGTTCCGCGCCGCGGTCGGTCACGTCGGCAGTGGAGACGAAGATCCGAAGCCCGCGCCCGTCTGGGGCCTGCCCCGGACCATGGGCCCGGCAGGCCTGATCACCGCCACCACCAAGGACGTGCTGGGGTTCGCCCGGCTGCACCTGACCGGCGGTCTCACCCCGTCCGGCGAGCGGATCCTGACGACGGAGTCCGCCACCGCGATGGCCGAGAAGCAGACCGACATCCCCGACACGCACTCGCTCGGCGACTCCTGGGGACTCGGCTGGATCCGCGACGAATGGGACGGGCGGCGGATCATCGGCCACGACGGCAACACGATCGGGCAGTCGGCGTTCCTGCGGCTGCTGCCCGACGAGGGGTTCGCCGTCACGCTGCTCACCAACGGTGGCAACACCCGCGACCTGTACGTGGAGCTGTACCGGGAGATCTTCGCCGAACTGGCGGACGTGGCGATGCCGCAACCGCTCGAGCCGCCCGCGACCCCGGTCACTGTGGACGCTTCGAGGCACGTCGGCGTCTACGAGCGGGCCGGGGTGTCGATGGAGGTCCTCGGCGACGGGGACGGGATCCGGCTCCGGCAGACCGTCACGGGTCCGCTGGCCGACCTCATGCCGGCGAAGACGATGGAATTCGACCTGGTCCCGGTGACCGACTCGCTTTTCGTCTGCCGCGAGCCAGGAGCGCGGACATGGATGCCCGTCACCTTCTACACGTTGCCGACCGGGGAGCCGTACATGCACTACGGCGTGCGGGCAACGCCGAAGGTGTCCTAG
- a CDS encoding DUF6895 family protein, protein MTATVHLAYDVAAGALAWLHTHRELDVFEDNATVDINDPDNVYKSLGELALAGSMVLREGVAGTAEARAGRELLEFSWEQLRRGDLLYERQLRHALLTDPLELYVPYARSGYRHEELERIIAQGSASDSMIEVAPNRRLAVANAHRVLGVRRDDDLAAMFRQTWLGRTPQPWVLDWFTAYCMTHTVFHLTDWGAMPEQLPPDAAQYLHNWLPVWFEVWAEAGQWDLVGELLIVGACLPEPRCDRVEWELFASVQHPDGLVPRDSEPVVGDPRQRFHDHQHTALVATIAGTLALGRLLGQNG, encoded by the coding sequence ATGACCGCGACGGTCCACCTGGCCTACGACGTCGCGGCTGGCGCCCTCGCCTGGCTGCACACCCACCGTGAGCTGGACGTGTTCGAGGACAACGCGACCGTTGACATCAACGACCCGGACAACGTGTACAAGTCGTTGGGGGAGTTGGCTCTGGCCGGGTCGATGGTGCTGCGCGAGGGTGTGGCCGGCACGGCCGAGGCGCGAGCCGGGCGTGAACTGCTGGAGTTCTCCTGGGAGCAGTTGCGCCGCGGTGACCTGCTCTACGAACGTCAGCTGCGGCACGCCTTGCTCACCGACCCGTTGGAGCTCTACGTCCCCTACGCGCGCAGCGGGTACCGGCACGAGGAGCTGGAACGGATCATCGCCCAGGGCTCGGCGTCGGACTCCATGATCGAGGTGGCGCCCAACCGCCGGTTGGCCGTGGCCAATGCGCACCGCGTGCTGGGCGTGCGCCGGGACGACGACCTGGCGGCCATGTTCCGCCAGACATGGCTGGGCCGTACGCCGCAACCCTGGGTACTGGACTGGTTCACCGCCTACTGCATGACGCACACCGTCTTCCACCTCACGGACTGGGGCGCGATGCCGGAGCAGTTGCCGCCGGACGCGGCCCAGTACTTGCACAACTGGTTGCCGGTGTGGTTCGAGGTGTGGGCGGAAGCAGGGCAGTGGGACCTGGTCGGCGAGTTGCTGATCGTGGGCGCGTGCCTGCCCGAGCCGCGGTGCGACCGCGTGGAGTGGGAACTGTTCGCGAGTGTCCAGCACCCCGACGGGCTCGTGCCGCGGGACAGCGAACCCGTCGTCGGCGACCCGCGGCAACGTTTCCACGACCACCAGCACACCGCGTTGGTGGCGACCATCGCAGGCACGCTGGCCCTGGGCCGCCTGCTCGGGCAGAACGGGTGA